The following coding sequences are from one Arcobacter nitrofigilis DSM 7299 window:
- a CDS encoding VWA domain-containing protein → MQFLYPNVLLMMLIPSLVLFFLIITQKSKFEKVFNQDVLNRLTIPNSNLTKKSRNILLFFALISMVIALARPVTNEKEQSINQEVIPVVVAIDASKSMLAQDVFPSRLKMAKKKVLDLIKAPNQLSVGVIIFGQSSFILSPLTNDFTSLDFLLQNFDYNLNINNGSNIFSALEASNKLLKNYKSKNIIFLTDGGNEGDYKKEIEYANKNNLNIYIITIATNKPTPIPSKDGYINDKDGNIAMVKLNESIKKLSLNTNGGYTKYTLNDDDINSIISDITKKANKINMQIKKQKTYTELFYYPLCLALILLLIAFSSLPNIKSVLRLSILLLLSQNINLQASLLDFNTIKDATKAYNEKDYKTASNKFKDFISTNEGKYDFANSLYKEKKYKSALDMYKDITTSDEKLEFKKLHNMGNTYVKLNDLENAKKMYERALKIKKDKKTEENLEIVKNAMKNKDNKDNKNNKENNKENNKENNKENNKNDKNDKDSKGNKQKNSDKNKQENQNKNNENNKQNDEKNKQKKENKGDKNKQGNKNTQDKSKTNQANIKEDLLSNKEEKKWLDLLKNQKTPILLKKVETKNNSENSSLSPW, encoded by the coding sequence ATGCAATTTTTATACCCTAATGTACTTCTAATGATGTTAATTCCCTCATTAGTACTATTTTTTTTAATCATTACACAAAAAAGTAAATTTGAAAAAGTATTTAACCAAGATGTTTTAAATAGGCTTACAATTCCAAACTCAAACTTGACAAAAAAAAGTAGAAATATTTTACTTTTTTTTGCACTTATCTCTATGGTAATTGCCCTTGCTAGACCTGTTACAAATGAAAAAGAACAAAGTATAAATCAAGAAGTAATTCCTGTAGTTGTAGCAATAGATGCATCAAAATCAATGTTAGCGCAAGATGTATTTCCAAGTAGATTAAAAATGGCTAAAAAAAAGGTATTAGACCTTATCAAAGCACCAAATCAACTCTCAGTGGGAGTAATAATTTTTGGTCAATCATCATTTATCTTATCACCACTTACAAATGATTTTACCTCTTTAGATTTTTTACTTCAAAATTTTGATTATAATCTAAATATAAATAATGGTTCAAATATATTTTCTGCCCTTGAAGCTTCAAATAAATTATTAAAAAACTATAAATCAAAAAATATAATTTTTTTAACTGATGGGGGAAATGAAGGTGATTATAAAAAAGAGATTGAATATGCAAATAAAAATAATCTAAATATCTATATCATAACAATTGCTACAAATAAGCCTACTCCAATACCATCAAAAGATGGCTATATAAATGATAAAGATGGCAATATTGCAATGGTAAAATTAAATGAAAGTATAAAAAAACTCAGTCTAAATACAAATGGTGGATATACTAAATATACATTAAATGATGATGATATTAACTCAATCATAAGTGATATTACAAAAAAAGCAAATAAAATAAATATGCAAATAAAAAAACAAAAAACTTATACTGAACTATTTTATTACCCTTTATGTTTAGCTTTAATTTTACTCTTGATTGCATTTTCATCACTACCAAATATCAAATCAGTTTTAAGATTATCTATACTTTTATTACTCTCACAAAATATAAATTTGCAAGCTTCTTTATTGGATTTTAATACTATAAAAGATGCGACCAAAGCTTATAATGAAAAAGATTATAAAACTGCTTCTAATAAATTTAAAGACTTCATAAGTACAAATGAAGGTAAATATGATTTTGCAAACTCTTTATACAAAGAAAAAAAATACAAAAGTGCCTTAGATATGTATAAAGACATAACAACAAGTGACGAAAAGTTGGAGTTCAAAAAACTTCATAATATGGGTAACACTTACGTTAAATTAAATGATTTAGAAAATGCAAAAAAAATGTATGAAAGAGCTTTAAAAATAAAAAAAGATAAGAAAACAGAAGAAAACTTAGAAATTGTAAAAAATGCAATGAAAAATAAAGATAATAAAGATAACAAAAATAATAAGGAAAACAACAAAGAAAACAACAAAGAAAATAATAAAGAAAATAATAAAAATGATAAAAATGATAAAGACAGTAAAGGAAACAAACAAAAAAACAGTGATAAAAATAAGCAAGAAAATCAAAATAAGAATAATGAAAACAATAAACAAAATGATGAGAAGAATAAACAAAAAAAAGAGAATAAAGGTGATAAGAATAAGCAAGGAAATAAAAATACACAGGATAAAAGTAAAACAAACCAAGCTAATATAAAAGAGGATTTATTATCAAATAAAGAAGAAAAAAAGTGGCTAGATTTACTTAAGAATCAAAAAACACCAATCTTATTAAAAAAAGTTGAGACAAAGAATAATTCTGAAAATAGTTCTTTGTCTCCTTGGTAA
- the ppk2 gene encoding polyphosphate kinase 2 encodes MNLNDFEKTDYNGLYVSKVAHVTYGRKYVARFQYDKKRYVKVLGYSKKDNITKRDAITLMNNYKDSIIVAQVEEPKIEVLNENKTTLPAKEYEKVVSQNKEMKDLLGDYKSLDKNVMRDGIRKIYELEELKHYQIELIKLQDYLEKENKRMIILFEGRDASGKGGAIRRITRYMNNKHYRIVALGKPDDTQRNQWFFQRYIQHFPTGGEMVLFDRSWYNRAMVEPIFGFCTQEEHEIFMEDVVNFEQDLVRQGMILIKLYFSVSKDEQKRRFDRRIEDPLRQWKFSEVDMQAQDLWGEFSEKKYEMLRRTNSRSAPWHIVRSDDKFLSRIEAMKIILNSVDYDGKNYALNFEANDKINISVQRELMQMRKSANY; translated from the coding sequence ATGAATTTAAATGATTTTGAAAAGACAGATTACAATGGTTTATATGTTTCAAAAGTTGCCCATGTAACTTATGGAAGAAAATATGTAGCAAGATTTCAATATGATAAAAAACGATATGTAAAAGTTTTAGGTTATTCAAAAAAAGACAACATTACTAAAAGAGATGCTATTACCTTGATGAATAATTACAAAGATAGTATTATCGTAGCTCAAGTAGAAGAGCCGAAGATTGAAGTTTTAAATGAAAATAAAACTACACTACCAGCTAAAGAATATGAAAAAGTAGTTTCTCAAAATAAAGAGATGAAAGACTTATTAGGTGATTATAAATCACTTGATAAAAATGTTATGAGAGATGGAATAAGAAAGATTTATGAACTTGAAGAGCTTAAACATTATCAAATAGAATTAATCAAACTTCAAGATTATTTGGAAAAAGAAAATAAAAGAATGATTATTCTTTTTGAAGGTAGAGATGCCTCTGGAAAGGGTGGAGCTATCAGAAGAATCACTAGATATATGAATAATAAACACTATAGAATAGTTGCTCTTGGTAAGCCTGATGATACACAAAGAAATCAATGGTTTTTTCAAAGATATATTCAACACTTCCCAACAGGTGGAGAGATGGTTCTATTTGATAGATCTTGGTATAACAGAGCGATGGTAGAACCTATATTTGGATTTTGTACACAAGAAGAACATGAAATCTTTATGGAAGATGTTGTTAATTTTGAACAAGATTTAGTAAGACAAGGAATGATTTTAATCAAGCTGTATTTTTCTGTTTCTAAAGATGAACAAAAAAGAAGATTTGATAGAAGAATTGAAGATCCTCTTCGACAATGGAAATTCTCAGAAGTAGATATGCAAGCTCAAGATTTATGGGGTGAGTTTTCTGAAAAAAAATATGAAATGCTTAGACGAACTAATTCAAGAAGTGCACCATGGCATATTGTAAGAAGTGATGATAAGTTTTTATCAAGAATTGAAGCTATGAAAATCATACTAAATTCTGTAGATTATGATGGCAAAAATTATGCTTTAAATTTTGAAGCAAATGATAAAATCAACATCTCTGTTCAAAGAGAGTTGATGCAAATGAGAAAATCAGCTAATTACTAA
- the ppk2 gene encoding polyphosphate kinase 2, giving the protein MGQKRVIIEDEFKEDEEIDTHENLKHKPKNFKRKRNDLRQKGKKVQIWVNKETLEYEKELTLLQIELLKFQNHVKDMGLKVLMIFEGRDAAGKGGTIKRITEHLNPRGARIVALGKPGDIEKTQWYFQRYTQHLPSAGEMVFFDRSWYNRGGVEPVMGFCTTEEHHEFLREVPEFEKMIVKSGIILFKFYFSVSKKEQARRFKKREIDPLKQFKLSPVDKESQKLWDNYTTAKFSMLMASNTDIAPWIVIRSDNKKLARLNCIKYILSNVKYTDKVESELLNIDKSLVNTGTQEIEYMEKENKFAKV; this is encoded by the coding sequence ATGGGACAAAAGCGAGTTATAATTGAAGATGAATTCAAGGAAGACGAAGAAATTGATACCCATGAAAATTTGAAACATAAGCCAAAAAATTTTAAAAGAAAAAGAAATGACTTAAGACAAAAGGGCAAAAAAGTTCAAATTTGGGTTAATAAAGAGACCCTAGAATATGAAAAAGAACTTACTTTACTTCAAATAGAATTATTAAAATTTCAAAACCATGTAAAAGATATGGGATTAAAAGTTTTGATGATTTTTGAAGGAAGAGATGCTGCTGGTAAAGGTGGTACCATAAAAAGAATCACCGAACATCTAAATCCTAGAGGTGCCAGAATTGTAGCCCTTGGAAAACCAGGTGATATAGAAAAAACACAATGGTATTTTCAAAGATATACACAACATCTGCCTAGTGCTGGCGAAATGGTATTTTTTGATAGATCTTGGTACAACAGAGGTGGAGTTGAACCTGTTATGGGTTTTTGTACAACTGAAGAACACCATGAGTTTTTAAGAGAAGTACCAGAATTTGAAAAGATGATTGTAAAATCAGGAATAATTTTGTTTAAATTTTATTTTTCAGTTTCAAAAAAAGAACAAGCAAGAAGATTTAAAAAAAGAGAGATAGATCCCTTAAAACAATTTAAACTCTCTCCCGTGGATAAAGAATCACAAAAACTTTGGGATAATTACACAACAGCTAAATTTTCTATGTTGATGGCTTCAAATACAGATATTGCTCCATGGATTGTTATAAGAAGTGATAATAAAAAATTAGCTAGATTAAACTGTATAAAATACATATTATCAAATGTAAAATATACTGATAAAGTTGAATCTGAATTATTAAATATAGATAAGAGTTTGGTAAATACTGGGACTCAAGAGATTGAATACATGGAAAAAGAGAATAAATTTGCAAAGGTATAA
- the nspC gene encoding carboxynorspermidine decarboxylase, whose amino-acid sequence MTDIVNSFEELPSPCFVCEEELLKKNLELLKKIQDEADVKILLALKGFSLYSTFDLCKEYLKGCCASGLHEALLASKEFGREVHTYSPAFKEEEVDEIVSLSNHIVFNSISQLKKFENKAIGQTSIGLRVNPEYSSVEVDLYNPCGAFSRLGITRKNFDKDAIFNVDGLHFHALCEQNVDALEGALKSFEEKFGEFLPKMKWVNFGGGHHITRADYDVNGLVTLLKEFKIRYPHLEVYLEPGEAVGWKTGYLSATVLDIVNNGMDIAILDTSAEAHMPDTLAMPYRADIRNSAESGVKAHTYRLGGNTCLAGDIIGDYSFDKPLKVGDKIILEDMIHYTMVKTTTFNGIKLPSIAIKKADDCYQIVKNFGYNEYKARL is encoded by the coding sequence ATGACTGATATTGTAAATTCTTTTGAAGAATTACCAAGTCCTTGTTTTGTATGTGAAGAAGAACTTTTAAAGAAAAACCTTGAACTTTTAAAAAAGATTCAAGATGAAGCAGATGTAAAAATTTTACTCGCTTTAAAAGGTTTCTCTTTATATTCAACATTTGATTTATGCAAAGAGTATTTAAAAGGGTGTTGTGCTTCTGGATTACATGAAGCACTATTGGCATCTAAAGAGTTTGGAAGAGAAGTTCATACTTATTCTCCTGCTTTTAAAGAAGAAGAAGTTGATGAAATAGTATCTTTATCAAATCACATTGTCTTTAACTCAATTTCTCAATTAAAAAAATTTGAAAACAAAGCTATAGGTCAAACTTCTATTGGACTTAGAGTAAATCCAGAGTACTCTTCTGTTGAGGTTGATTTGTATAATCCTTGTGGAGCATTTTCAAGACTTGGAATTACAAGAAAAAATTTTGATAAAGACGCTATTTTTAATGTAGATGGTCTTCACTTTCATGCCCTTTGTGAACAAAATGTAGATGCACTAGAGGGTGCTTTAAAAAGTTTTGAAGAAAAATTTGGTGAGTTTTTACCTAAAATGAAATGGGTAAATTTTGGTGGTGGGCACCATATTACAAGAGCTGATTATGATGTAAATGGATTAGTTACTCTTTTAAAAGAGTTTAAAATAAGATATCCACATTTAGAAGTTTATTTAGAACCAGGTGAAGCAGTAGGTTGGAAAACAGGATACTTAAGTGCTACAGTTTTAGATATTGTAAATAATGGTATGGATATAGCTATTTTAGATACTTCAGCAGAAGCTCACATGCCAGATACTCTTGCTATGCCATATAGAGCTGATATTAGAAATAGTGCAGAATCTGGTGTTAAAGCCCATACTTATAGATTAGGTGGAAATACTTGTTTAGCTGGTGATATTATTGGGGATTATTCATTTGATAAGCCATTAAAGGTTGGTGATAAAATAATCTTAGAAGATATGATACATTATACGATGGTTAAAACTACCACTTTCAATGGAATTAAGTTACCATCTATTGCAATAAAAAAGGCAGATGATTGTTACCAAATTGTAAAAAACTTTGGTTATAATGAATATAAAGCAAGACTTTAA
- the rd gene encoding rubredoxin has protein sequence MQKYICKVCDYIYDPALGDEDSGIAAGTAFEVLPEDWECPDCGVSKEDFEPYND, from the coding sequence ATGCAAAAATATATCTGTAAAGTATGTGATTATATATATGACCCAGCTCTTGGTGATGAAGATAGTGGTATAGCTGCTGGAACTGCATTTGAAGTTCTACCTGAAGATTGGGAATGTCCAGACTGTGGTGTAAGTAAAGAAGATTTTGAGCCATATAATGACTGA
- a CDS encoding saccharopine dehydrogenase family protein, with amino-acid sequence MKKGILIIGAGGVSRVATVKCAMNIDTFEKITLASRTISKCESIRDDILKNQNVEISVASVDADSVDDLVILIEKVNPKLVLNVALPYQDLTIMDACTKCGVDYVDTANYEHPDVAKFEYKEQWARNEQFKDAGIMGLLGSGFDPGVTGVFCAYAQQNLFDEIHYIDIMDCNAGDHGYPFATNFNPEINLREVSANGRYWENGEWIETKPLEIRVDHDYPEVGVKPSYLLYHEELESLSKNIKGLKRIRFFMTFGDSYIQHMNCLQNVGMLGIEPVMHKGVEIIPIEFLTTLLPDPSSLGPRTVGKTNIGCIIEGIKDGKPKKVYIYNICDHQECYKETGAQAVSYTTGVPAMIGSKLLYKGIWKNKGVFNIEEFDAKPFMDELMQQGLPWKILELE; translated from the coding sequence ATGAAAAAAGGTATATTAATTATTGGTGCTGGTGGAGTTAGTCGGGTTGCAACTGTTAAGTGTGCGATGAATATAGATACATTTGAGAAAATTACATTAGCTTCAAGAACTATTTCAAAATGTGAATCAATCAGAGATGACATTTTAAAAAATCAAAATGTAGAGATCTCTGTAGCTTCTGTAGATGCTGATAGCGTTGATGATTTAGTAATACTTATTGAAAAAGTTAATCCAAAGTTAGTGTTAAATGTGGCATTACCTTATCAAGATTTAACAATCATGGATGCTTGTACAAAATGTGGTGTTGATTATGTGGATACTGCAAATTATGAACATCCAGATGTTGCAAAATTTGAATACAAAGAACAATGGGCAAGAAATGAGCAGTTTAAAGATGCTGGTATTATGGGCTTATTAGGTTCAGGTTTTGACCCAGGTGTTACTGGTGTATTTTGTGCTTATGCTCAACAAAATCTTTTTGATGAAATCCACTATATTGATATTATGGATTGTAATGCAGGTGATCATGGCTACCCTTTTGCAACAAACTTTAACCCAGAAATCAATCTTAGAGAGGTATCTGCAAATGGTAGGTATTGGGAAAATGGTGAATGGATAGAGACAAAACCACTAGAAATAAGAGTTGACCATGATTATCCTGAAGTTGGTGTAAAACCATCTTATCTTTTATACCATGAAGAGTTGGAATCATTGTCAAAAAATATTAAAGGTCTAAAAAGAATCAGATTTTTTATGACATTTGGGGATTCTTATATACAACATATGAATTGTTTACAAAATGTAGGAATGTTAGGAATTGAACCTGTTATGCATAAAGGAGTAGAAATTATTCCAATAGAGTTTTTAACTACATTATTACCAGATCCTTCAAGCTTGGGACCAAGAACTGTTGGAAAAACAAATATTGGATGTATCATTGAAGGTATAAAAGATGGTAAGCCAAAGAAAGTTTATATTTACAATATTTGTGATCATCAAGAGTGTTATAAAGAAACAGGTGCACAAGCGGTAAGTTATACTACAGGAGTTCCTGCAATGATTGGTTCTAAACTACTTTATAAAGGTATTTGGAAAAATAAAGGTGTATTCAACATAGAAGAGTTTGATGCTAAGCCATTTATGGATGAGTTAATGCAACAAGGTCTTCCTTGGAAAATATTAGAATTAGAATAA
- a CDS encoding glutathione S-transferase family protein, translating to MITLYGKRTSINVRKVLWLLKILDIEYSYIDTISISEIKLMNPNGLVPILKDDEFILWESNSILRYITNKFNLNDYYPNSPKKRAQVDKWLDWQASDFNSSWVYAFQSIVRKSEEHTDKKLIESSINNWNNCISILNNQLKKSNYIAGDTFTIADIVIAVSLNRWYLSIGEKNLFKHVDLYYDRLSILIGFKEIIDNGTP from the coding sequence ATGATTACACTATATGGTAAAAGAACCTCAATAAATGTGCGAAAAGTATTATGGCTTTTAAAAATCTTAGATATTGAATATTCATATATAGATACTATTAGTATAAGTGAAATTAAGCTTATGAATCCAAACGGATTAGTTCCAATTCTTAAAGATGATGAGTTCATACTTTGGGAATCTAATTCTATTTTACGTTATATTACAAATAAATTTAATCTAAATGACTATTATCCCAATAGTCCAAAAAAAAGAGCTCAAGTAGATAAATGGCTTGATTGGCAAGCTTCAGATTTCAATAGTTCTTGGGTTTATGCTTTTCAATCGATTGTGAGAAAATCAGAAGAACATACTGATAAAAAACTTATAGAGTCTTCAATAAATAATTGGAACAATTGCATCTCTATTTTAAATAATCAACTTAAGAAATCAAATTACATTGCTGGTGATACATTTACTATAGCTGATATTGTTATTGCTGTATCATTAAATAGATGGTATCTTTCAATTGGTGAAAAAAACTTGTTTAAGCATGTTGACCTTTACTATGACAGGTTATCAATTTTGATTGGCTTTAAAGAGATAATAGACAATGGTACTCCATAA
- a CDS encoding methyl-accepting chemotaxis protein yields the protein MKNMSIKSKLLLIIIFTIVVVASIIAIKSIYSLNEITHENIARYKKNAYKQQEETLKSFVEIAKKILEHYYARIASENKNEDEMKAEALKEISELRYGKSGYFFVYDYQGTVLALGVKPSLVGKNLINLKSKNGVYQIKELIAAAKRGGGLVIFDYEKPNDTKSYDKFGYAMAFEKWNWMIGTGAYADEIDAEIAKIRTNANKQIKSIVIEIVSISLVVSILIALFVLFFINSQITKPLMTFHTGLMDFFKYLNKEKATVEKIDLDTNDEIGQMAIAVNNNIEKTNRLLEQDHRLIENVKNIVLEVNSGNLNNRLETITENESLEELKSNLNKMLDSISYKINNNLGDMELALEEFRHMNFSYRIKNPTGEVAKALNNLADIINEMLVNNKKNGLNLTSNSKNLLETVSILSTASNTSAASLEETAAALEEITSNVISNSENISKMVKFANNLKNTASEGESNASRTTVAMDNINEQVISINEAITVIDQIAFQTNILSLNAAVEAATAGEAGKGFAVVAQEVRNLASRSAEAAKEIKSLVEHATVKANEGKSISSEMIQGYSQLKNSIDETLSLIHDVEASSKEQRTGIEQINDTVTELDQQTQKNASVASQTNAIAVETQKIASEILDEVDKKNFIGKDDIQ from the coding sequence ATGAAAAATATGTCAATTAAAAGTAAACTACTACTTATTATAATTTTCACAATAGTAGTTGTAGCTAGTATAATAGCCATCAAATCTATATATTCATTGAATGAAATAACACATGAAAATATTGCTAGGTATAAGAAAAATGCTTATAAACAACAAGAAGAAACATTGAAGTCTTTTGTTGAGATTGCAAAAAAAATTCTAGAACATTATTATGCAAGAATAGCTTCTGAAAATAAAAATGAAGATGAGATGAAAGCAGAGGCTTTAAAAGAAATATCAGAATTAAGATATGGCAAAAGTGGTTACTTTTTTGTATATGATTATCAAGGCACAGTTTTAGCACTTGGAGTAAAACCTTCCCTAGTTGGTAAAAATTTAATTAATTTAAAAAGTAAAAATGGAGTTTATCAAATAAAAGAGTTAATCGCAGCTGCTAAAAGAGGTGGTGGATTGGTCATATTTGATTATGAAAAACCAAATGATACAAAATCATATGATAAATTTGGATATGCAATGGCATTTGAAAAATGGAACTGGATGATTGGAACAGGCGCTTATGCAGATGAAATTGATGCTGAAATAGCAAAAATAAGAACAAATGCAAATAAACAAATAAAATCAATAGTTATTGAAATAGTTTCAATTTCATTAGTGGTATCAATCCTTATTGCTCTGTTTGTACTATTTTTTATAAATTCTCAAATTACTAAACCACTTATGACTTTTCATACAGGATTAATGGACTTTTTTAAATATTTAAATAAAGAAAAAGCAACAGTTGAAAAGATTGATTTGGATACAAATGACGAAATTGGTCAAATGGCTATTGCTGTAAATAATAATATAGAAAAAACAAATAGATTATTGGAACAAGATCATAGATTAATCGAAAATGTTAAAAATATAGTTTTAGAAGTAAATAGTGGAAATCTTAATAATAGACTTGAAACTATAACAGAGAATGAAAGTTTAGAAGAGCTAAAAAGTAATCTAAACAAAATGTTAGATTCTATATCTTATAAAATTAATAATAACCTAGGTGATATGGAACTTGCACTAGAAGAGTTTAGACATATGAACTTTTCATATAGAATAAAAAATCCTACGGGAGAAGTTGCTAAAGCATTAAATAACTTAGCAGATATAATAAATGAGATGTTAGTTAATAATAAGAAAAATGGTTTGAATTTAACATCAAATTCAAAAAATTTATTAGAAACTGTATCTATATTAAGTACTGCATCAAATACATCAGCTGCTAGTTTAGAAGAGACAGCAGCAGCTTTAGAAGAGATAACTTCAAATGTTATAAGTAACTCAGAAAATATATCAAAAATGGTTAAGTTTGCAAATAATCTAAAAAATACTGCAAGTGAAGGTGAAAGCAATGCTTCAAGAACAACTGTTGCAATGGACAATATAAATGAACAAGTTATCTCAATAAATGAAGCGATTACAGTCATAGACCAAATTGCATTTCAAACAAATATTTTATCACTAAATGCTGCAGTTGAAGCAGCAACTGCAGGAGAAGCAGGAAAAGGCTTTGCAGTAGTTGCTCAAGAAGTGAGAAACTTAGCCTCAAGAAGTGCTGAAGCTGCAAAAGAGATTAAGTCGTTAGTTGAACATGCAACTGTAAAAGCAAATGAAGGAAAATCTATCTCTTCAGAGATGATACAAGGATATTCGCAATTAAAAAATAGTATTGATGAAACATTAAGTTTGATTCATGATGTAGAAGCGTCAAGTAAAGAGCAAAGAACAGGAATAGAGCAAATTAATGATACGGTAACAGAATTAGACCAACAAACTCAAAAAAATGCGAGTGTAGCAAGTCAAACAAATGCTATTGCAGTTGAGACACAAAAAATAGCTAGTGAAATCTTAGATGAAGTTGATAAGAAAAACTTTATCGGAAAAGATGACATTCAATAA
- a CDS encoding Arm DNA-binding domain-containing protein, whose product MARTIAPLTNIEIKSAKSKEKDYKLFDGGGLFILVVKSGGKRWRLKYRFNNKEKVLSIGTYPVLSLKDAREIRDNYKNLIAKGIDPIEQKK is encoded by the coding sequence ATGGCACGAACTATTGCACCTTTGACAAATATAGAAATTAAATCTGCAAAATCAAAAGAAAAAGATTATAAACTTTTTGATGGTGGTGGTCTTTTCATATTAGTTGTAAAGTCTGGTGGAAAAAGATGGAGATTAAAGTATAGATTCAATAATAAAGAAAAAGTTTTATCTATAGGAACATATCCAGTTCTTTCACTAAAAGATGCCAGAGAAATTAGAGATAATTATAAAAATCTAATTGCCAAAGGCATTGACCCCATTGAACAAAAAAAATAA
- a CDS encoding tyrosine-type recombinase/integrase — MEQKTILGKREKRHYPTFVSDKDIKALLLAIDEYSGDYTTKMALKMLPYVFVRSFNIRHCEWSEIDFENRQWVIPKEKMKTKIEFILPLPNQVIEILNEIKQFSGKGKYVFPSFRGKDKPMSDNTLISALRRMGFTKEEFVPHSFRAMFSTIAYENANTENGHKYTGEVIEALLAHKEQNKIKEAYNRALYKESMRGLIIWYSNYLDKIKR, encoded by the coding sequence ATAGAACAAAAAACAATATTAGGTAAAAGAGAAAAACGACACTACCCTACTTTTGTCAGCGACAAAGATATAAAAGCTTTACTTCTAGCTATTGATGAATATTCAGGGGATTACACAACCAAAATGGCATTAAAAATGCTTCCCTATGTATTTGTTAGAAGTTTTAATATAAGACATTGTGAATGGTCTGAAATAGATTTTGAAAACAGACAATGGGTTATCCCAAAAGAAAAAATGAAAACTAAAATAGAATTTATCCTACCTCTACCAAATCAAGTAATAGAAATACTAAATGAAATAAAACAATTTTCAGGAAAAGGAAAATATGTTTTTCCAAGTTTTAGGGGAAAAGATAAACCAATGAGTGATAATACACTAATTTCAGCATTAAGAAGGATGGGATTTACAAAAGAAGAATTTGTACCCCACAGTTTTAGAGCTATGTTTTCAACTATTGCATATGAAAATGCAAATACTGAAAATGGACATAAATATACAGGAGAAGTTATCGAAGCCCTACTTGCACATAAAGAACAAAATAAAATTAAAGAGGCTTATAATAGAGCATTGTATAAAGAATCAATGAGAGGATTAATTATTTGGTATAGTAATTATTTAGATAAAATCAAAAGATAA